In a single window of the Papaver somniferum cultivar HN1 chromosome 8, ASM357369v1, whole genome shotgun sequence genome:
- the LOC113304303 gene encoding AT-rich interactive domain-containing protein 1-like gives MAEGGLILTNEFNEYFKIIHDLKQSGFLLDLDSVKEDSSSSSMKVISSYKSDDVENVRNDETSGIRCWFERNLSIYLKEMYEIEKVVRPLPVILGNGENVDLFRLFCVVRKHGGYRNVTEMKVWGAVGKESGLWDGIDSSVKLVYMKYLVVLEKWVSKVCGKNGIDGVVDLGEWNEKLCSVLVGLEEEFSGFVREERDDNKKGKVGSEIVVVKENGLELIAVGDDGTSGSGSGGGGGDKCDLDDDEDVVILDDSVVDADLFSRKRKKEERFLEMLNWVMDIAKNPGGSSEEKLAEVSMNSDANEGLKLQGLALSARKVRLHGFESGENSLSQKKQKVCPSIYDDQVKGRLRCSERLHSRKGRKTSHLHSSSESAVTSRNGRATNTGTESDVASNSENADPFDDRYHEKYVAIGTLHQAEIPEWVGEAYVGDPKWLGTQTWPLIDCNQNSIVETESIGKGREDSCGCQLPGSVHCVRFHIAEKRMKLKLEIGTLFYKWRFHSMGEDVALSWTREEEKRVKAMVRLNPPSLEKCFWDEAVKIFQTKTWKSLVSYYFNVFLLRCRSFQNRVTPDNIDSDDDDSDIESASNGSENQNAGRLPGPVHVSNGSGLQEADRLPGSSYVRNGPGHQDAGRLPVSRYVSNSSGHQQVEGLPGSGYINYGSGHQEVDRHPGSTSGAQSMLCVLNTEYIELD, from the exons atgGCAGAAGGTGGATTGATTTTAACTAATGAGTttaatgagtatttcaaaatcaTTCATGATCTTAAACAAAGTGGGTTTTTGTTAGATTTAGATTCGGTTAAAGAAGAttcttcatcttctagcatgaaAGTAATTAGTAGCTATAAATCTGATGATGTCGAAAATGTTAGGAATGATGAGACTAGTGGGATTCGATGTTGGTTTGAAAGGAATTTGTCGATATATCTGAAAGAAATGTATGAGATTGAGAAAGTTGTGAGACCTTTACCTGTTATACTAGGTAATGGTGAAAATGTCGATTTGTTTCGATTATTTTGTGTTGTTAGGAAACATGGTGGGTATCGTAATGTGACTGAAATGAAAGTGTGGGGTGCGGTTGGGAAGGAGTCTGGGTTGTGGGATGGAATTGATTCGTCTGTTAAATTGGTTTATATGAAGTATTTGGTTGTGTTGGAGAAGTGGGTGTCGAAGGTTTGTGGCAAGAATGGGATTGATGGGGTGGTGGATTTAGGGGAGTGGAATGAGAAGCTGTGTTCGGTGTTGGTTGGGTTGGAGGAGGAGTTTAGCGGGTTTGTACGAGAAGAGAGGGATGATAATAAGAAGGGAAAGGTGGGTAGCGAGATTGTGGTTGTGAAAGAGAATGGGTTAGAATTGATTGCTGTTGGAGATGATGGAACTAgtggtagtggtagtggtggtggtggtggtgataaatgtgatttggatgatgatgaagatgttgtgATATTGGATGATAGTGTGGTTGATGCAGATTTGTTTAgtagaaagagaaagaaagaagagagatTTTTAGAAATGTTGAATTGGGTAATGGATATTGCTAAGAATCCTGGTGGTTCTTCGGAGGAGAAGTTAGCTGAAGTTTCTATGAACAGTGACGCTAATGAAGGTTTGAAGTTACAGGGTTTGGCTCTGTCAGCTCGAAAAGTTCGGCTTCATGGTTTTGAAAGTGGAGAAAATTCGCTCTCTCAG AAAAAGCAGAAAGTTTGTCCATCCATTTACGATGATCAAGTCAAAGGAAGGTTAAGATGCAGTGAAAGGCTTCATTCTCGTAAGGGTCGCAAAACCTCTCACTTGCACTCGTCTTCAGAGTCAGCTGTAACCTCTCGAAATGGCAGGGCTACAAATACCGGAACTGAGTCGGACGTGGCATCTAATTCTGAAAATGCAGATCCATTTGATGATCGTTATCATGAGAAGTATGTAGCCATTGGTACACTCCATCAAGCTGAAATACCAGAATGGGTTGGCGAGGCTTATGTGGGTGATCCTAAATGGTTGGGGACACAGACTTGGCCGTTGATAGATTGTAACCAAAATTCTATCGTCGAAACAGAATCAATCGGCAAGGGTAGAGAAGATTCATGTGGCTGCCAACTTCCAGGTTCTGTTCATTGTGTAAGATTTCATATCGCCGAGAAGAGGATGAAACTTAAGCTTGAAATAGGGACGTTGTTTTACAAATGGAGATTCCATTCCATGGGTGAAGATGTAGCGCTCTCAtggacaagagaagaagaaaaaagggtCAAGGCAATGGTGAGATTGAACCCCCCATCATTGGAGAAATGTTTCTGGGACGAGGCAGTGAAAATCTTTCAGACCAAAACTTGGAAAAGTTTGGTGAGTTATTACTTCAATGTGTTTTTATTACGTTGTCGATCGTTCCAAAACCGGGTGACTCCTGATAACATagatagtgatgatgatgattctgataTTGAATCTGCAAGTAATGGTTCTGAGAATCAAAATGCTGGTAGGCTTCCAGGTCCGGTGCATGTAAGTAACGGTTCTGGGCTTCAAGAAGCTGATAGGCTTCCAGGTTCCAGTTATGTAAGGAATGGCCCCGGGCATCAAGATGCTGGTAGGCTTCCAGTTTCTAGGTACGTAAGTAATAGTTCTGGGCATCAACAAGTTGAAGGGCTTCCAGGTTCGGGGTACATCAACTATGGTTCTGGGCATCAAGAAGTTGACAGGCATCCAGGTTCCACTTCTGGTGCCCA